Proteins from a genomic interval of Acanthopagrus latus isolate v.2019 chromosome 7, fAcaLat1.1, whole genome shotgun sequence:
- the fkbp1ab gene encoding FKBP prolyl isomerase 1Ab, giving the protein MGVEIETITPGDGRTFPKKGQTCVVHYVGSLTDGRKFDSSRDRDKPFRFKIGKQEVIRGWEEGVVQMSVGQRAKLTCSPDYAYGNKGHPGIIPPNATLIFDVELLGLE; this is encoded by the exons ATGGGAGTCGAGATCGAGACTATAACCCCGGGAGACG GAAGGACTTTCCCCAAAAAAGGACAGACGTGTGTGGTGCATTATGTTG GCTCCCTAACCGACGGACGGAAGTTTGACTCATCTCGTGATAGAGACAAGCCTTTTAGGTTCAAGATTGGCAAGCAGGAAGTGATCCGGGGCTGGGAAGAGGGTGTAGTGCAG ATGAGTGTTGGCCAGAGGGCCAAGCTGACCTGCTCACCTGACTATGCTTATGGAAATAAAGGCCACCCAGGCATCATTCCTCCTAACGCCACCCTCATCTTTGACGTTGAGCTGCTGGGTTTGGAATGA